One Candidatus Stygibacter australis DNA window includes the following coding sequences:
- a CDS encoding ATP-binding protein encodes MKNKICVWVVLLFVSANLWATLSDSDSVREIRKMYQSLEQSRTDQVKLTEFKTEIDNLIREAEITDDNYLAGIAYRYYALYNLLVNNSDEFLPNIRKSTELFEKVSANEEIIKNKLNRGNFYIQNREYDKLGNNSFSTLYEALELSYDIKDYALTVSSYFYLGYIYQNRFIEYDEAVKCYEKAIELLLKYKVEFPLWKLYNNICNCYIYTEEYDKAREFLDDLQQILLVSEVTESDWRQYYLNYGILENRLHNYKLAEQYTQKALKTAIQHSDIKIIELCYQNLIELGKHTQKPELEKKYLSLAYNYFQEHNFLNQQLLYGALLGRFYLEQGQLDQSRVQLTEIEPLPSKAHNYPILREYYRTMADFHESAGNYQLSLEFERKFGVCQDSVLDAEHKLDVVRTVSRQSLAEKKLEIRKLHEIISVRRQREHDIIYFSIAFAILLSSIIFLYIRLNIKKKKLIEEQQKHISSITKMLNIRNELINFDESETESIEGLVNWVIDLLRLVFEETKNIEITVKIGDYEKTDNQLSGDAQVIQNVPINNDYLQGFIRIRGKHNIGKNIPQLIPGIQQFGTQIIKNLRFIELKKQLQDNEVRFRSIFSQIREGLVIVDTNYKISDWNAEAEHISLLASEDVIGNDIRQVIERIVSGDGTLIWQKLTEDFGNEIQFEATIQKIMKFKVFPIIIDKVNYFCLSIMDITYQEELKSQLILNEKMASLGIMTAGIAHEINQPLTTITFTMENLIRNLQENKLDQNTLLIKVNHLQESMDRLTDFIQKILSYTSQSTSFSELFELNNRIDEALKWNLTQIHNNNINIIKKYSENKIYLKGSRIRFDEIIINLISNAITSLKEIRSQREVLITTYFDTQYVIIKVKDNGIGIESENLNKIFLPFYSNRTQEDSTGLGLSIIYNVVKEMKGDIQVFSEKGKWCEFVIKLPYISVNGEIDES; translated from the coding sequence ATGAAGAATAAAATCTGTGTTTGGGTGGTCTTGCTGTTTGTTTCAGCAAATCTCTGGGCAACACTTTCTGATTCTGACTCTGTAAGGGAAATCAGAAAAATGTATCAGAGTTTGGAGCAAAGCAGGACTGATCAAGTGAAATTGACAGAATTCAAGACAGAGATTGATAATTTGATCAGGGAAGCAGAAATTACTGATGATAATTACCTTGCAGGAATAGCCTACAGATATTATGCTCTATATAATCTGCTGGTTAACAATTCTGATGAATTCTTACCAAATATCAGGAAATCTACTGAACTCTTTGAGAAAGTGTCTGCAAATGAAGAAATCATTAAGAACAAATTAAACCGTGGTAATTTCTATATTCAGAACCGGGAATATGACAAGCTTGGGAACAACAGTTTTTCCACCCTCTATGAAGCTTTAGAGCTCAGCTATGATATCAAAGATTATGCACTTACTGTAAGTTCCTATTTTTATTTAGGTTATATATATCAAAACAGGTTTATCGAATACGATGAAGCAGTGAAATGCTATGAAAAGGCAATTGAGTTATTGTTGAAATATAAAGTGGAATTTCCACTATGGAAATTGTACAATAATATTTGTAACTGTTATATATATACAGAAGAGTATGATAAAGCCCGGGAATTCTTAGATGATTTACAACAGATTTTGTTGGTTAGTGAAGTTACTGAATCTGATTGGAGGCAGTATTATCTCAATTATGGGATTTTGGAAAACCGACTGCATAATTATAAACTGGCAGAGCAATATACCCAGAAAGCTCTAAAGACAGCAATCCAGCATTCAGATATCAAGATTATTGAATTATGTTATCAAAATTTAATAGAATTGGGCAAACACACTCAGAAACCAGAATTAGAGAAAAAGTACCTTTCACTTGCTTACAACTATTTTCAGGAGCACAATTTCCTAAATCAACAGTTGTTGTACGGTGCTTTGTTAGGACGATTTTATCTGGAACAAGGGCAGCTTGATCAGAGTCGGGTGCAACTCACAGAGATAGAACCGCTTCCCTCAAAAGCTCATAATTACCCTATTCTCAGGGAATATTATCGAACTATGGCAGACTTTCATGAATCAGCAGGGAATTATCAGTTAAGTCTGGAATTTGAACGGAAATTTGGAGTTTGTCAGGATAGTGTATTGGATGCTGAGCACAAGCTTGATGTGGTGCGAACTGTGAGTAGACAAAGTTTGGCAGAGAAGAAACTTGAGATCAGGAAACTCCATGAAATCATTAGTGTTCGCCGGCAGCGAGAGCACGATATAATCTATTTCTCAATAGCTTTTGCGATATTATTATCAAGCATAATTTTTCTATATATCAGATTGAATATTAAGAAGAAAAAACTAATTGAAGAGCAGCAGAAACATATAAGCAGTATCACCAAAATGTTGAATATCAGAAATGAATTAATAAATTTTGATGAATCAGAAACTGAGAGTATCGAAGGACTTGTGAATTGGGTTATTGATCTTTTAAGACTGGTATTTGAAGAAACTAAAAATATCGAGATAACGGTTAAGATTGGTGATTATGAAAAGACTGATAATCAGTTATCAGGTGATGCCCAGGTAATTCAGAATGTTCCCATTAACAATGATTATCTACAAGGTTTTATCAGGATCAGAGGTAAGCATAATATCGGAAAAAACATTCCGCAGCTTATTCCTGGTATCCAGCAGTTTGGCACGCAGATAATCAAAAATCTTCGTTTTATTGAACTCAAGAAACAGCTTCAGGATAATGAAGTTAGATTTAGGAGCATATTCAGTCAAATCCGGGAAGGGTTGGTTATAGTTGATACTAATTACAAGATCAGCGATTGGAACGCAGAAGCAGAACATATATCACTACTTGCTAGTGAGGATGTGATTGGAAATGATATCCGGCAAGTTATTGAACGGATAGTATCCGGTGATGGTACTCTTATCTGGCAGAAGCTTACAGAGGACTTTGGTAATGAAATCCAATTTGAAGCTACTATCCAGAAAATAATGAAATTCAAAGTCTTCCCAATTATAATCGACAAAGTAAATTATTTTTGTCTCTCAATTATGGATATCACGTATCAGGAAGAATTGAAAAGTCAATTGATCTTAAACGAGAAAATGGCAAGTTTGGGAATAATGACAGCTGGAATAGCCCATGAGATAAATCAGCCATTAACTACTATCACCTTTACGATGGAAAACCTGATTCGTAATCTGCAAGAAAATAAACTTGATCAAAATACATTATTGATAAAAGTTAATCATTTGCAGGAAAGCATGGACCGATTAACAGATTTTATCCAGAAAATTTTATCTTATACCTCTCAAAGTACATCGTTCAGCGAACTCTTTGAATTGAATAATAGAATTGATGAAGCACTGAAGTGGAATTTGACTCAGATTCACAATAATAATATAAATATTATAAAAAAATATTCAGAGAATAAAATTTACCTGAAAGGCAGCCGGATAAGATTTGATGAAATAATTATTAACCTGATCAGTAATGCTATAACCTCTCTCAAAGAAATACGATCTCAAAGAGAAGTGCTGATAACTACATATTTTGATACTCAATATGTCATTATTAAAGTCAAAGATAATGGAATAGGAATTGAATCCGAAAATCTAAATAAAATATTTCTGCCGTTCTATAGTAATCGTACTCAGGAAGATAGCACTGGACTGGGGCTTTCAATAATTTATAATGTTGTCAAAGAAATGAAGGGAGATATTCAGGTATTCAGTGAGAAAGGAAAATGGTGTGAATTTGTGATAAAATTACCATATATATCCGTAAATGGAGAGATAGATGAATCGTGA
- a CDS encoding sigma-54 dependent transcriptional regulator: MNREKILIVDDNRGILMEIARFLKLEEYSVYTLERADNIDEFIVEKSIDILILDIRLPGKDGMSLLQELEGKFPELSVIMISGHGDMNTVIQAMRYGAFDYLIKPFKPKDLLIAVERTKRYHIVRQQLNQVSRQTSTINDLEYHKIQQNFIGVSNHIRDIKKDICLIAPYIETNVMITGESGTGKEIVAKLIHYGSPLHKKPIIAVNCSAIPENLLESEFFGHVKGAFTGATENKQGYFELANGSTLFLDEIADMPLNMQVKLLRVIEEGEIMPVGSSKKKKVKVRILSATNQSIQEMISGHSIRNDLLHRLNTFTMQLQPLRERKEDIDLLFSHYLKFYARKFKKKLPRIDKSVISQLRLYSFPGNVREMKNMIERAMIIIRDDNVLMMVDLYFLPSESGDDIDSDNLNLDYHERKLIEKALKQSNGHRINAAKLLGISRDALKRRIKKYDFEHDE; the protein is encoded by the coding sequence ATGAATCGTGAAAAAATATTGATAGTGGATGATAACCGTGGTATCCTGATGGAAATTGCCAGATTCTTGAAATTAGAAGAATATTCTGTATATACTCTGGAGAGAGCTGACAATATAGATGAATTTATAGTTGAAAAATCAATAGATATTTTAATTCTTGATATCAGGCTGCCTGGCAAAGACGGTATGAGTTTATTGCAGGAGCTTGAAGGCAAGTTTCCAGAATTATCTGTAATCATGATTTCTGGGCATGGTGACATGAATACTGTTATTCAGGCGATGCGTTACGGAGCATTTGATTATCTAATTAAACCATTTAAACCCAAGGATTTACTTATTGCAGTGGAAAGAACTAAAAGATATCACATTGTTAGACAGCAGCTCAATCAGGTGAGTAGGCAGACCAGTACAATTAACGATCTTGAATATCACAAAATACAGCAGAATTTTATTGGTGTAAGCAATCATATCAGAGATATTAAAAAGGATATTTGCCTGATTGCTCCATATATAGAAACCAATGTAATGATAACAGGTGAAAGTGGTACGGGAAAGGAGATCGTAGCAAAACTTATCCATTATGGTAGTCCACTTCATAAAAAGCCAATTATCGCAGTTAATTGCAGTGCCATTCCTGAGAATTTACTGGAAAGCGAGTTTTTCGGACATGTGAAGGGGGCGTTCACTGGAGCTACGGAAAACAAACAGGGTTATTTTGAACTTGCTAATGGTTCTACCCTGTTCTTGGATGAAATCGCTGATATGCCGTTGAATATGCAGGTAAAGCTCCTGCGTGTGATTGAAGAAGGTGAGATTATGCCAGTGGGTTCTTCCAAAAAGAAAAAGGTGAAAGTTCGGATTTTATCTGCAACTAACCAGTCTATTCAGGAAATGATCTCGGGACATAGTATTCGTAATGATCTTTTGCATAGACTGAATACATTTACCATGCAATTGCAGCCTTTAAGGGAGAGAAAGGAAGATATTGATCTTCTCTTTTCACATTACTTGAAATTCTATGCCAGGAAGTTTAAAAAGAAACTTCCCAGAATTGATAAAAGTGTAATTTCTCAACTTCGCCTTTACTCCTTTCCCGGAAATGTGAGGGAAATGAAGAATATGATAGAAAGAGCTATGATAATCATCAGGGATGATAATGTCTTGATGATGGTAGACTTATATTTTTTACCTTCGGAATCTGGGGATGATATTGATTCTGATAATCTAAATTTAGACTATCATGAAAGGAAATTGATCGAAAAAGCCTTGAAGCAGTCAAACGGTCACAGAATAAATGCAGCAAAATTATTAGGTATTTCCCGAGATGCACTTAAACGACGAATAAAAAAGTATGATTTCGAGCATGATGAATAG